One part of the Clostridium thermosuccinogenes genome encodes these proteins:
- a CDS encoding ABC transporter permease: protein MNINNMLKIFKKELLQNLRETKGNAMMVLFPIVLIVILGTALSTMFGKDTELDVAKVLYTNQAGKELAAGFESFMEHAGELGIEFEETDDIEAGIGSVKHAGYSCYVLLKDDPQEIILYKNDRYYFEANLVEIILHSFVGKYNAISVVAAENPAMLETVMEDPEIDLLELKSLDRERQPSSMDYYSVTMLTMILFYSAMTGYWSVKNEQNLKTGNRILCSPVHKSEILTAKVMGSIIVTIIQGFLVLVFSRFVLNAYWGANIWPIIAVIISEAIMAVSVGVGIAFTVRNEAASSSILNTVIPIFVFFGGGYVPFEVLGEFLQKISVISPIRWMNMAIFNVVYSNDFSHVPVAIAINLVIAVIFITVSSLAYRKEAV, encoded by the coding sequence ATGAACATCAACAATATGTTAAAAATATTCAAAAAAGAATTGCTGCAAAATTTGCGGGAGACCAAAGGGAATGCCATGATGGTGCTTTTTCCTATAGTCCTGATCGTAATCCTGGGGACGGCCCTGTCCACGATGTTTGGTAAAGACACGGAGCTTGACGTGGCAAAGGTATTGTATACAAATCAGGCGGGAAAAGAGCTTGCCGCCGGGTTCGAAAGCTTCATGGAGCATGCCGGGGAACTGGGAATAGAGTTTGAGGAGACGGATGATATAGAAGCGGGAATCGGCAGTGTAAAACATGCGGGATATTCGTGCTATGTGCTCCTTAAAGATGATCCCCAGGAAATCATATTGTATAAAAACGACCGGTATTATTTTGAGGCAAACCTGGTGGAAATAATACTTCATTCTTTTGTGGGAAAATATAACGCAATATCTGTGGTGGCCGCAGAAAACCCAGCTATGCTGGAAACAGTGATGGAAGATCCGGAAATTGATTTGTTGGAATTGAAATCGCTGGATAGGGAGCGGCAACCCAGCTCAATGGACTACTATTCGGTCACCATGCTTACAATGATACTGTTCTATTCTGCCATGACCGGCTATTGGAGCGTTAAGAATGAACAGAATCTCAAGACCGGCAACAGGATATTGTGCAGTCCGGTGCATAAAAGCGAAATTCTTACGGCCAAGGTCATGGGAAGCATTATAGTTACCATAATACAGGGTTTCCTAGTGCTGGTGTTCAGCAGGTTTGTTTTAAATGCCTATTGGGGTGCCAATATCTGGCCGATAATTGCGGTTATAATTTCCGAGGCGATAATGGCAGTCAGCGTCGGAGTCGGTATCGCCTTTACCGTCAGGAATGAAGCGGCATCTTCGTCAATACTGAATACCGTAATTCCCATATTTGTTTTCTTCGGAGGGGGATATGTACCTTTTGAAGTGTTGGGAGAATTCTTGCAAAAGATATCGGTAATTTCACCGATAAGGTGGATGAACATGGCTATTTTCAATGTCGTGTACAGCAATGATTTTTCCCATGTACCGGTGGCAATTGCAATAAACCTTGTTATTGCGGTCATATTCATAACGGTTTCATCCCTGGCATACAGAAAGGAGGCGGTATAA
- a CDS encoding ABC transporter permease: MRKILLLTVNTLKVTFRKKGNFVIYLILPIIGIFASIGLYANTGTSTVHIGIANKDRGVLSADMIESFRRIENFKLKDVDVEEADKLLLDGSISCLVVFPEGFSDSFAAGLPKKVEIVSLKGKDTTAWIETSVKLYAENLYNLARAAGGKKDVFDKLYEGFSNKGLKLRVDKVDDQANNRLMTIQTLGFLIMFVMLGTGMTSELILREKRNRTYFRICSSPVSSKTYIFANVIASILIVMVQIFITLMVMRWGLRVNTYVPDWQMFIILGCFGLVAIGIGTMIVAFSTSSYQVSTLSTLVITPMCMLSGCYWPVEYMPDIMQKISWFMPPRWALDMVDKLQKGTAFGEVMMNLVVMLAFAAAFFAISAYKFGTSDDIRKFV, translated from the coding sequence ATGAGAAAAATCCTTCTGCTCACTGTCAATACTCTAAAGGTTACTTTCAGAAAAAAAGGCAATTTTGTGATATATCTGATTTTACCCATCATTGGAATATTTGCATCCATTGGTCTTTATGCCAACACGGGAACCAGTACGGTGCATATAGGAATAGCCAATAAAGACAGAGGCGTTTTGTCTGCCGACATGATAGAATCCTTCAGAAGGATCGAAAATTTCAAGCTGAAGGATGTGGATGTGGAAGAAGCCGACAAGCTCCTATTGGATGGTTCGATAAGCTGCCTGGTGGTTTTCCCGGAAGGCTTTTCCGACAGCTTTGCAGCCGGATTGCCAAAAAAAGTTGAGATTGTTTCTCTCAAAGGAAAGGATACTACGGCATGGATAGAAACTTCTGTAAAACTGTATGCCGAAAACCTCTACAACCTTGCAAGAGCAGCCGGAGGAAAAAAGGATGTCTTTGACAAATTATATGAAGGCTTCAGCAATAAAGGCCTGAAATTGAGGGTTGACAAGGTTGATGACCAGGCCAACAACAGGCTTATGACCATACAGACCTTAGGCTTTCTCATTATGTTTGTCATGCTGGGAACGGGTATGACCTCGGAGCTGATACTGCGAGAAAAACGAAACAGGACTTACTTTAGGATATGCTCATCCCCGGTAAGCTCAAAAACGTATATATTCGCCAATGTCATTGCCAGCATTTTGATAGTGATGGTGCAGATATTCATAACCCTGATGGTGATGAGATGGGGGCTCCGCGTCAATACCTATGTTCCGGACTGGCAGATGTTTATCATACTGGGCTGCTTCGGTCTGGTGGCCATAGGAATTGGCACCATGATAGTGGCCTTCAGCACATCTTCATATCAGGTCAGTACCCTGTCCACCCTGGTCATCACTCCCATGTGCATGCTGAGCGGCTGCTACTGGCCAGTGGAATACATGCCGGATATTATGCAGAAGATATCCTGGTTTATGCCTCCGAGATGGGCTTTGGATATGGTGGACAAACTTCAAAAAGGCACAGCCTTTGGGGAAGTGATGATGAACCTTGTGGTAATGCTGGCCTTTGCTGCGGCATTCTTTGCAATTTCAGCATATAAGTTCGGCACCAGCGACGATATAAGAAAGTTTGTGTAA
- a CDS encoding AMP-dependent synthetase/ligase yields the protein MNKGIEMSVDKGRRVVKGLGYYETREIKDLRELVKESARIYGSAIGFKFKDGNGKIIGKTYEELNGEIDCLGTALASLGLKNARIAILSENRYEWGLCYFSIVNGTGVAVPLDKYLPKIEVENLVERGKVEAIFYSPAFHDIMKELSKTNSRLKYFICMEKMPEEEGGKFLNLPDMIRKGRKLLDSGDRSFVDAPIDREGMSVLLFTSGTTSMSKGVMLSHTNIVSNIMAVASAIKAMPGDVHLSLLPLHHTFENTIGLLFMVYSGVCIAYSEGIRHVAQNLKEYRVTLLVAVPAILEMMYKKLQEGIEKSGKARQFAFLVKISEFLRAIGIDIRRKLFSSVLEKIGPGLRLAVSGAAPLDPEVIKGFDRIGLKLIQGYGLTETSPVVSANNDFVNKPGTIGYPLRGIEVAIDSPDENGMGEILVRGKNVMLGYYEDPEATKEAIDPEGWFRTGDLGSIDEEGFIRITGRAKSMIVLNNGKKAFPEEYEVLLNNIPGVKDSFVWGNKAPDGDIQVCAKLVIDDEKLMKEKGTVPSEKELADILEKAIRDINKNIPKYKIIRYFVMTREDLVKTTTLKIKRPMELEKTVSILNKAGMDMRKASGRYLETLV from the coding sequence ATGAATAAAGGAATTGAAATGTCGGTGGATAAGGGCAGAAGAGTGGTTAAAGGGTTGGGATACTATGAAACCCGGGAGATAAAAGACCTCAGAGAGCTGGTTAAGGAAAGCGCAAGGATATATGGCTCTGCCATAGGTTTCAAGTTTAAAGACGGAAACGGGAAAATAATCGGAAAGACTTATGAGGAACTGAACGGGGAAATTGACTGCCTCGGTACGGCCCTTGCCTCATTAGGATTAAAGAACGCGCGGATCGCCATACTCAGTGAAAACAGATATGAATGGGGACTTTGCTATTTTTCCATTGTGAACGGTACAGGGGTGGCTGTACCTTTGGATAAATACCTGCCCAAGATAGAGGTGGAGAACCTGGTGGAAAGGGGAAAGGTGGAAGCGATATTCTACAGCCCTGCTTTTCACGATATAATGAAGGAGCTTTCAAAAACAAACTCCCGGCTGAAATATTTCATATGCATGGAGAAAATGCCGGAAGAAGAAGGTGGAAAGTTTTTAAATCTTCCGGATATGATAAGAAAGGGAAGGAAGCTGCTGGATTCCGGCGACAGATCCTTCGTCGATGCCCCCATAGACAGGGAAGGCATGTCGGTGCTGCTTTTTACTTCCGGGACTACGAGCATGTCAAAGGGCGTAATGCTGTCCCACACCAATATAGTTTCCAACATAATGGCCGTTGCATCAGCCATAAAAGCAATGCCTGGCGATGTTCATCTTTCACTGCTGCCGCTCCATCATACCTTTGAAAACACCATAGGGCTTTTGTTCATGGTATACAGCGGTGTGTGCATAGCATACAGCGAAGGTATAAGGCATGTTGCGCAAAACTTGAAGGAGTACAGGGTAACGCTGTTGGTGGCTGTGCCCGCCATCCTGGAGATGATGTACAAAAAGCTGCAGGAAGGCATAGAAAAGTCAGGAAAAGCCAGACAGTTTGCATTCCTGGTGAAAATATCCGAATTCCTGAGGGCTATAGGCATAGATATCAGAAGAAAATTGTTTTCCAGCGTGCTGGAAAAGATTGGACCTGGACTCAGATTGGCCGTTTCCGGAGCAGCTCCGCTGGACCCGGAGGTGATAAAGGGTTTTGACAGGATCGGGCTGAAGCTGATTCAGGGATACGGACTTACCGAGACATCGCCGGTGGTATCGGCCAATAACGATTTTGTCAACAAACCGGGCACAATAGGATATCCTCTGAGGGGAATTGAAGTGGCAATAGATTCTCCGGATGAAAACGGAATGGGAGAAATACTGGTGCGCGGTAAAAACGTGATGCTGGGGTATTATGAGGATCCGGAAGCTACAAAGGAAGCCATAGATCCAGAGGGATGGTTCAGAACCGGCGATCTGGGAAGCATAGACGAAGAAGGCTTCATAAGAATAACAGGCCGGGCAAAGTCGATGATAGTGCTGAACAACGGCAAAAAGGCATTTCCGGAGGAGTATGAGGTGCTGCTGAACAACATACCGGGCGTGAAGGATTCGTTTGTATGGGGCAACAAAGCTCCTGACGGAGATATTCAGGTATGCGCAAAGCTGGTGATCGACGATGAAAAGCTGATGAAAGAAAAAGGAACGGTACCATCGGAGAAGGAGCTGGCGGATATCCTGGAAAAAGCCATCAGGGATATCAATAAAAACATCCCCAAGTATAAGATCATACGCTATTTTGTGATGACCAGGGAGGATCTTGTAAAAACCACCACCTTAAAGATAAAAAGGCCGATGGAGCTGGAGAAAACTGTGAGTATTCTGAATAAGGCCGGCATGGATATGAGGAAAGCTTCCGGAAGATACCTCGAAACACTGGTATGA
- a CDS encoding putative polysaccharide biosynthesis protein: protein MREQSVQKEHTEEQSVAKGFAVLSAAGIIVKLLSLLYIPFLLSIIGEEGNGIYAAAYQVYVLIYAISNSGMPVALSKLVSELIAVGNYKDAVRSFKIARFLLLVIGVVMAAVMFFTAYPISRMMHYEKSHMAILALSPTLLFTSVASAYRGYFQGRGNMTPTAVSQIIEQVVNTIFTLVFAAAFLRFGVEAACAGGTVGTSLGALAAAVFLVWYHNNRGKMRIPSEYRFKKTERYSYSQLVKRIIAYSVPIALSIGLQYTGNLIDVSVTKARLLAAGFADETASEMYSFLYKYQQLLNAPIAVVASLGSTILPAVSAAVALRNKRLVKSRVDFAFRLCFMVTIPSAVGFSVLSGPIYRLLRYGQGSYLMMYGSAAVILMAIVQIQTSILQGSGKFYPVTFNLVLGIIGKIVTNYILIGIPEININGAIIGSVVSYCIPIALNGMLIRKRLKIRTRLPGLALKPAAAAGVMGAGVYALYRIFAGALFFLKNAYLANALATLVSIATGALIYAAVLLALKGLSREELDMLPGRIAARLPESVLKYIQ from the coding sequence ATGAGAGAACAGTCGGTGCAGAAAGAGCATACAGAAGAGCAGTCAGTGGCAAAAGGTTTTGCAGTGTTGTCGGCGGCGGGAATTATAGTAAAGCTGCTGTCTTTACTATATATTCCTTTTTTGCTCTCTATTATAGGAGAGGAGGGCAACGGCATATATGCCGCGGCATATCAGGTATATGTCCTGATATACGCCATATCCAACTCCGGAATGCCTGTAGCATTGTCAAAACTGGTTTCCGAGCTTATTGCCGTCGGAAATTACAAGGATGCTGTGAGAAGCTTTAAAATAGCCAGATTTCTGCTGCTGGTCATAGGTGTGGTCATGGCTGCAGTCATGTTTTTTACGGCCTATCCCATATCCAGAATGATGCATTATGAAAAATCCCATATGGCGATACTGGCATTGTCTCCCACATTGCTCTTTACATCCGTAGCCTCGGCATACAGGGGATACTTCCAGGGCAGGGGCAATATGACGCCTACCGCTGTATCCCAGATTATTGAGCAGGTGGTGAATACCATATTCACGCTGGTGTTTGCGGCGGCCTTTTTAAGGTTTGGGGTAGAAGCCGCATGTGCCGGTGGTACCGTGGGAACTTCGCTGGGGGCTTTGGCTGCTGCCGTTTTTCTCGTCTGGTACCACAACAACAGGGGAAAAATGCGCATACCTTCGGAGTATAGGTTCAAAAAAACGGAAAGATACTCCTATTCCCAACTGGTAAAAAGGATCATCGCCTATAGTGTGCCCATCGCTCTTTCCATCGGGCTTCAATATACAGGCAACCTGATTGATGTGTCGGTAACCAAAGCCAGGCTTTTAGCCGCAGGCTTTGCCGACGAGACGGCCAGTGAGATGTACAGTTTTCTATATAAATACCAGCAGCTTTTGAATGCGCCCATAGCCGTAGTGGCGTCCCTTGGTTCCACCATCCTGCCGGCTGTATCCGCAGCTGTAGCATTGAGGAATAAAAGGTTGGTAAAGAGCAGGGTGGATTTTGCTTTCAGGCTGTGTTTCATGGTTACCATACCTTCCGCAGTGGGTTTTTCAGTTCTGAGCGGCCCCATCTACAGGCTGCTTAGGTATGGTCAGGGATCATATCTTATGATGTACGGCTCTGCTGCCGTCATACTTATGGCCATTGTTCAGATACAGACTTCCATCCTTCAGGGATCAGGAAAGTTTTATCCGGTGACCTTCAACCTGGTTTTGGGCATAATAGGCAAGATCGTAACCAATTATATTCTCATTGGGATACCGGAGATAAATATAAACGGTGCAATAATAGGCAGTGTTGTGAGCTACTGCATTCCTATTGCACTAAACGGCATGCTGATAAGAAAAAGGCTAAAGATAAGGACAAGGCTTCCCGGGCTTGCGTTAAAGCCTGCAGCGGCAGCCGGAGTGATGGGCGCAGGGGTATATGCCCTATACCGGATATTTGCTGGTGCTCTTTTCTTCCTGAAAAACGCGTATCTGGCAAATGCTTTGGCAACATTGGTGTCAATTGCAACCGGAGCATTAATATATGCCGCTGTTTTGCTGGCGCTGAAAGGGCTGTCCCGGGAAGAGCTTGACATGCTTCCCGGAAGGATTGCCGCACGTTTGCCGGAGAGCGTGCTCAAATACATTCAGTAG
- a CDS encoding SDR family NAD(P)-dependent oxidoreductase has product MKIDLTGKIALVTGATGQLGRVMVRTLAECGADVVIHYLKNKEMAEALCREVMSLGRKALIVQADITDYNSVMQMKDIVVNSLGAPDIVVDNAVIQYNWTTVLKQPLEDYESQFRSCVMQNVIMAKAFIPYMIEKKYGRFIGINTECSMQNFPTQSAYVAGKRGMDGIFRILAKEVGEHQITVNQVAPGWTISDRDREAGTERSAEYDAKVPLKRRGTDQEIANVVAFLASDLASYITGAYIPVCGGNVMPAI; this is encoded by the coding sequence ATGAAGATAGATTTAACAGGAAAAATTGCGCTGGTTACGGGTGCAACCGGTCAATTAGGCAGGGTTATGGTCCGCACTCTGGCCGAATGCGGTGCGGATGTAGTCATCCACTATCTGAAAAACAAGGAAATGGCGGAGGCGCTGTGCCGGGAAGTAATGTCCCTGGGAAGGAAGGCATTGATCGTCCAGGCTGATATTACGGACTATAATTCCGTTATGCAGATGAAGGATATCGTTGTAAACAGCCTGGGGGCACCGGATATCGTGGTTGACAATGCTGTGATCCAATACAACTGGACGACTGTACTTAAGCAGCCTCTGGAGGATTATGAAAGCCAGTTCCGTTCATGTGTCATGCAGAATGTAATAATGGCCAAAGCCTTTATACCTTATATGATAGAGAAAAAATACGGCAGGTTTATAGGCATCAACACTGAATGCTCCATGCAGAATTTCCCCACCCAATCCGCCTATGTTGCAGGCAAGAGGGGTATGGACGGAATATTCAGAATCCTGGCCAAGGAAGTGGGCGAGCATCAGATTACAGTGAATCAGGTGGCTCCCGGTTGGACAATAAGCGATAGGGACAGAGAAGCAGGGACAGAGCGCAGCGCCGAATATGATGCGAAAGTTCCGCTAAAACGCAGGGGCACCGACCAGGAAATAGCCAATGTGGTAGCTTTTCTGGCATCGGACCTGGCAAGCTACATCACCGGAGCGTATATTCCGGTTTGCGGCGGAAATGTTATGCCTGCCATCTGA
- a CDS encoding Gfo/Idh/MocA family protein gives MVNMGIIGTNWITDSFIKSASMVEGFKLNAVYSRTEERAKLFAGKYNVQHIYTDIKEMARSKVIDAVYIASPNSCHAEQAIEFLNNGKHVLCEKPITSNIRELRALVEAARQINVLLMEAMKSTFLPNFKVIEDNLHRLGKIRRFFANYCQYSSRYDLVKDGAKINIFSPEFSGGSAMDIGIYCIYPIIKLFGMPKEIKASALKLASGVDGLGSLILSYDEMEGVIIHSKITQTYIPSEIQGEDGSMVIDRIDGPRKVQIYFRDGRIEDISVPQKEDQMYYEAKEFISLIDAGKTESSVNTWEISCNVMKVLDEARAQNGIVFKADSV, from the coding sequence ATGGTCAATATGGGCATTATAGGCACCAACTGGATAACTGACAGCTTCATAAAAAGCGCAAGCATGGTGGAAGGCTTTAAGCTGAACGCCGTTTACTCCAGAACGGAGGAGAGGGCAAAGCTTTTTGCAGGAAAATACAATGTTCAACATATATATACCGACATTAAGGAAATGGCCAGGAGCAAAGTCATAGACGCAGTTTACATAGCAAGCCCCAATTCCTGCCATGCCGAGCAGGCTATCGAGTTTCTGAATAATGGGAAGCATGTGCTGTGTGAAAAGCCTATCACTTCAAACATAAGGGAACTGAGAGCTTTGGTCGAGGCAGCAAGGCAAATTAACGTTCTTCTTATGGAAGCCATGAAATCCACCTTTTTACCCAACTTCAAGGTTATTGAGGACAACCTTCACAGGCTGGGCAAAATCCGGAGGTTTTTTGCCAACTACTGCCAGTATTCTTCCCGCTATGACCTGGTTAAGGATGGTGCTAAAATCAACATATTCAGTCCGGAATTCTCCGGAGGCTCGGCAATGGATATCGGCATATATTGCATTTATCCAATAATAAAGCTTTTCGGCATGCCGAAGGAAATCAAGGCATCGGCCTTAAAGCTCGCATCAGGGGTGGACGGGCTGGGAAGTCTTATTCTTTCATACGATGAGATGGAAGGGGTTATCATACACTCAAAAATAACCCAGACCTACATCCCATCGGAAATTCAGGGTGAGGACGGCTCGATGGTAATAGACAGGATAGATGGGCCAAGAAAGGTGCAGATATACTTCCGGGACGGCAGGATAGAAGATATCTCGGTGCCTCAGAAGGAAGACCAGATGTATTATGAAGCTAAGGAATTTATAAGCTTGATTGATGCCGGAAAAACGGAATCATCAGTCAATACCTGGGAGATTTCCTGCAATGTCATGAAAGTATTGGATGAGGCAAGAGCGCAAAATGGCATTGTATTTAAAGCAGATTCCGTCTGA
- the queG gene encoding tRNA epoxyqueuosine(34) reductase QueG: MKDELMDFCRSLGIEYAGIAHPGPYHELEKIWSKRLAEGHYTGFEEMDISKRIDPRLTLEDAQSVIVCLFPYFTGLSAHANLSKSAFSIDYHIIIKKKLEQIGEFLSSRIDGFKYKAFVDNGPLVDRYMAYLAGLGYYGINGHIINDKFGSYVFIGYIINNHPFSQDQPMDRTCIKCGLCVKSCPGCAILGNFDINPLRCRSYITQKKDELTELEKDILTKHHLIYGCDICQDVCPHNRKVQHTGIEEFKDNLKYSIDYDELREISNREFMRRYRDRAFSWRGKKLLLRNFELIRNAKKDAAPQNPDGCQENMQRLLS; this comes from the coding sequence TTGAAGGATGAATTAATGGATTTTTGCCGCTCTTTGGGCATTGAGTATGCAGGGATTGCACATCCCGGACCTTATCATGAGCTGGAGAAAATATGGAGTAAGAGGCTGGCAGAAGGTCATTATACAGGCTTCGAAGAAATGGACATCTCAAAAAGAATAGATCCTCGCCTTACACTGGAAGATGCCCAATCCGTGATAGTCTGCCTTTTTCCGTATTTCACAGGACTAAGTGCCCATGCAAATTTGTCCAAGTCCGCGTTTTCCATCGATTATCACATCATCATAAAAAAGAAGCTGGAACAAATCGGTGAGTTTTTAAGCAGCCGCATCGATGGGTTCAAATACAAGGCTTTTGTGGATAACGGACCCCTGGTGGACAGGTATATGGCCTACCTGGCAGGGTTGGGTTATTATGGAATAAACGGGCACATCATAAACGATAAATTCGGCTCCTACGTGTTCATAGGCTATATAATAAATAATCACCCATTCTCCCAAGACCAGCCTATGGATAGAACATGCATAAAATGCGGGCTTTGCGTGAAAAGCTGCCCCGGATGCGCTATCCTGGGAAACTTCGATATAAATCCCTTAAGATGCCGTTCTTACATCACGCAGAAAAAAGATGAACTGACCGAACTGGAAAAAGATATCCTGACAAAGCACCATCTTATATATGGATGCGATATATGCCAGGATGTCTGTCCCCACAACAGGAAGGTCCAGCACACCGGCATCGAGGAATTCAAGGATAACCTTAAATACAGCATCGATTATGATGAGCTTCGGGAAATCTCCAACAGGGAGTTTATGCGAAGATACAGGGACAGAGCTTTCAGCTGGAGGGGCAAAAAACTGCTGCTCAGGAATTTTGAGCTGATCCGGAATGCCAAAAAGGATGCAGCCCCGCAAAATCCTGATGGTTGTCAGGAAAACATGCAGAGGCTGCTATCCTAA
- a CDS encoding SPFH domain-containing protein: MGLFNFLKKQLIEVIEWLDNTSNSIVYRFPAGDNEIKMGAQLIVRESQVAVFVNEGQIADIYPPGRYELYTQNMPVLTKLKSWKYGFNSPFKAEVYFVNTKQFTDQKWGTSNPIMMRDPEFGMLRLRAYGIFSFQVSDAEKFLKEIFGTKRYVDTDEIAGYLKRSLVSGIADTIAEEKIPALDLAMHYDELSEKAKTKLQAKFESLGLKLNSLVIENISLPEEVEKALDKRTSMGVLGNMQQYIQYRAAEAMGDAAKNPGSGLASAGIGLGAGAALGQALSNAITNPVQPTPQPKAFKAVTCPHCMAQVPEGSKFCGNCGKPVAPPKDKCIKCGHELDKGVKFCPECGTQQIKTIECGKCGKQVNAGVKFCPECGNKLN, from the coding sequence ATGGGTCTTTTCAACTTTCTGAAAAAACAGTTGATTGAAGTGATAGAATGGCTGGACAATACTTCTAATTCCATAGTATACAGGTTTCCTGCGGGAGATAACGAAATCAAGATGGGTGCCCAGCTGATAGTTAGGGAATCGCAGGTGGCGGTATTTGTTAATGAAGGACAGATTGCCGATATATACCCTCCAGGAAGATATGAGTTGTATACTCAGAATATGCCTGTCCTCACAAAACTGAAATCGTGGAAGTATGGCTTTAACTCGCCCTTTAAAGCAGAGGTATACTTTGTAAATACGAAGCAATTCACTGATCAGAAATGGGGCACTTCCAATCCGATAATGATGAGGGACCCTGAGTTTGGAATGCTGAGGCTGAGAGCTTACGGCATATTCTCCTTCCAGGTGTCGGATGCTGAAAAATTCCTGAAGGAGATTTTTGGTACGAAACGGTATGTGGACACAGATGAAATAGCTGGATATCTTAAGCGCTCTCTGGTTTCAGGAATAGCCGACACGATTGCTGAAGAAAAAATACCTGCGTTGGATCTGGCAATGCATTATGATGAGCTGAGCGAGAAGGCTAAAACGAAGCTGCAGGCGAAATTTGAAAGTCTGGGACTTAAACTCAATTCCCTTGTGATAGAGAATATTTCTCTTCCGGAAGAAGTGGAGAAAGCTCTGGATAAAAGGACATCCATGGGTGTCCTGGGCAATATGCAGCAATATATACAATATCGTGCAGCTGAGGCTATGGGAGATGCAGCTAAGAATCCTGGAAGCGGCCTGGCCAGTGCAGGAATTGGATTAGGTGCTGGAGCTGCTTTAGGCCAGGCTTTGAGCAATGCGATAACCAATCCAGTTCAGCCTACACCACAGCCAAAGGCGTTTAAAGCTGTAACCTGCCCGCATTGCATGGCGCAGGTGCCGGAAGGAAGCAAATTCTGCGGCAATTGTGGCAAGCCTGTTGCACCTCCAAAGGATAAGTGCATAAAGTGCGGCCATGAGCTGGATAAAGGAGTTAAATTCTGTCCCGAGTGCGGAACCCAGCAGATCAAAACCATAGAATGCGGAAAATGTGGCAAACAGGTGAATGCAGGAGTGAAATTCTGCCCTGAGTGTGGAAATAAATTAAATTAG